The genomic interval gacagaacttACTTTTAGGTGAGCTACccctttaagttttaaaaaataaataaataaataaataataaaataaaaaaaaacgcatcttagatgaaaaacttataaaatgttgcttttGCAAATAACTAAATTTAACTCAACATACTAAAATTGGAAAAGgtatagaataaaaaaaaaaaaaaaaaaaaaaaaaccaattaAAACCTAAAATTAAAGTGAAGAGCATACTcgaattattaataaataccaAGACTaggaatatttttataaatcacaACTACAGGGCATATAACATTTGATCAAACTTGAAATAGTAGCTCTATTTTCTAGAGTGTACTCCAATAACCCTTAAATTTACAATTtcgaaaagtttttttttctcccctctTTAAAATAGTACGTCGTTACTTCAGTAACCGTGAGTTAGGGGTTAAATTGGCTTTGCAACTTTTTAGAGGCTTgatgatcagaggaaggttacCTGGCGTATGGGCCTCTGAGTCACTGGGTGTATCGCTGCCGGCCTGCTCTACCTCTGTGGCTTTTGGATCGGGCTCAGTcttataggacaggaagagccgTCCGTTCTGCGTGTGGCTCGGGTAGTTGCCGTAGCTGCTCGTACCGCCGTTCTCCGGGCTCCAGGGTGGAGACTGCTGTGCGGTTTGAGCGGAGTAATAGCTCGCGGTGACCCCACCGGAGTGACTGTACGCGGCGTCGGCCCAGCTCAGATTCGGGTGGCCGTGCTCAGACACCTGCGGGTACATGAGCCCGTATGCATACGCATGATAAGATGGGTTGAAGTTGTAACTCACTGGTATCTTCCAATCCGCCATTCCTTCGTCGGATGAACGCAGAGCAAAAAGCAAAAGTGCGGAGATGGACCTACTAACAGAACCTAACTACAAAAACCCAAAGGGTTCGACTACCCTCGAAAACAGATGCTGGTAACAGCTCTCCTCCTCATAATCACGCAAAAGACCCCTTGACATGACCTGATAAAAACGCGTGGAGACGCTGATTTATAAGGCCAGGTGAGTGGATGTGGGAGGGGTGGATCTGCGAGGAGAAGCGCGGACCAATCAGGTGCAGCTTCTGAGAGCTGGCAACCACACCCTCATTCCACATTAGCTGAGCCAGGTACTCTCATATTTACAtgatatttgcatattttcagTTAGCGTTTTAggttttactttttaaagtacaCAATTATTTATTGAAGTTAATGACATAAAAcgaaattaaaatacattttttagtaatttagtaattttgttataaaaCGTTATAAGAACAGAGAACTATTAATCTTAAAAAATCATCAATAAgtaaaaacttatttaaaaatgattttattacattaaaatagcCTAGTGTATgagaaatatttcataattaaaatgattacttGTGATTATCCCATGATTTTTTTCATGTAGACATGATTATAGAAGCGTTTTCAGTATTTTAAACCTAAAAATTGGGTAGATTttcacacatttaattaatgcaGATCCTTCTTATCCCTCTAATCTATTGTCTGTTTGAACATGTTCACCACAGTTACTTTCAGGGTTAAGCTTACCGATCATTTATTTAGATTAGCATGATTAATCCTATAAAACCATATAAAACCACCCTAAAAGTGCAGCAATCTAAAGCTATTTaactttgaaaatgtttgtggACTATGGAATGTAACACTAGGATTTTACTGGCTGGACTGTTTGAATGCCTTAAGCAGGTTTGCCTTTAAAAATTACCACCTGAATAGGTGTGTTTGTAGTCCACCCATGTCTGCTGCATTAGAATGGAAATATTTCTGTATGAGGTGAAAATATGAGCTAATCATGGGGTGATTGGAGAGACCACAGATCTGTTTATAGGGGAAAAGGTGTGAAAGGGTGGGGAGGTGGTGGCAGCAATGCATTTGCAATTATTTACCAATTCAGCAAATCAgaccaaataagtttatttagaaATTGTAAACAAGTATGGCCAATGTTCCAGATGTGTATAGATGTGTTTTAGTTACTTTAATGgcactcatttatttatttcccctTCATTCATGCTACCCCTCTCTTCAAGTCATTATATcagtcattatatatatatatatatatatatatatatatatatatatatatattgatttgagtttatatctatctatctatatgtctatTTGTggctttgtttttatatattgattaatttaatgcacacTCAAGTCCTCTTCActgattttattgttttcaaaTTCTTTCGGCTTGTTTTTTCTGTAGTGCAGTTTTTTTTCAGTGATGATAATCGTTGTTTGCCATCTGTGCATTGCGTCTCTTTCTAATGGAGATTCAAATGCAAATAGCCCATTAGCACTCCATCTTCTCTAGCAAGCATCCGCCTAAACATGATCCActgcaaaacaaacagaaacagaacacgAAGAACTTTTGCTTGAATGGCACACAGACAGTTTCATATGGTTCAACCACAGTTTATCTTTATAGTTTGtgccatagactgtaaaaaagtgCACAGTGAATTTCGACCTCCCTCACCACAGCAGGCGCTGTTGTTATAGTACCGCTCAAATGTGTCTCTGAATCACATGTTTTTCAGGGCTGTGGTCCCTTTAACGTCCAACTCATGCGGCGTTTTCTCTTTCCATCCAGCGTGGTAACTTTGGGAACTCCGCACATAAGCGCTCGTGCAGTTGAATAATATTTCCCCATGacagtttatttttgtaatactAACATAGTTTTCTAATATTCTTATGAGTGCCATCTGACCCAAATCGTGTCTGAATACTGCCAGATTGTCATTTGATTTGGTCTGGTGGTCGGTGTCGTTTATTTggtcattttgaataaataacgGTTGAAAGTTAAACGGTCAAATGATGTCAGAAGAGCTCGAGCGCATCCTGGTGCGGCTGACAGAGCCGGACAACGCTGTTATTCAGCAGGTAGATACTTACATGAATACTGTCACCCTGCAAAACAGCCGTTATGGTATATATGATTTgtttaatattgattatttgaGTTGGTGGTCGTTTTCAGCGTGTATCTGTTATGAatagtgtaatttaattgtCTTTTAATGTTCTGTCCAGCATAACTGTTATTCTTGCAGCTGTTGTATAGTCTTTCTAAGCCATTGATGATATTTAGGGAATGTAATTTTCTTTACCAGGCCACAGCTGAGTTGAAACAGGCATTTAAAGATCCAGCTATCATTCCTGCTTTGTGTGCAGTCATGACTGGATCTCAGAACCCACAGGTAGACCTGCTGTTATTCATTTCAGTATTTATGTCAAGTTTTCATAGTCCTACtcaaagacttgttttcattcTTGCGTCAGGTCCGTCAGTCTGCTGCAGTGATGCTCAGGATGAGAGTCAGAAAACACTGGAAGAAAATCAGTCCAGACCACAGAGAAAGGTTTTGGACATATTTTTcacttatataatttaatctatTTTGGTGTAACATTTGCTAATTTGTGATTCAAATGTTTTCATCCTGCTCCCTCAGTCTGAAGGCAGTGGTGCTGCAGGCTTTACAGCAAGAAACAGAGTAAGTCTGGTGGTGCCATGGTACAATTAATGATGTAATAAtgtaaaccatgatactttATGATAACTACTTTTACACTGTATAATGTAGTATATTGCAGTATTATCATAGTTAGCTCTAAGAAACAAAGATTACTAATAAATCATGGCATATACATTTTGTTGTAGTTCTTATGcagattttaaaaattttttcttttatgtccATTCCTCAGACACACAGTTCGTCACTCTCTCGCTCAGTTGAGTGCCGTCCTGGTGAAACACGAGACCCCAGACCGCTGGCCTGCTCTTCTCACCCTATTAAACCAGTCTACTAAAAGCAATAACCCACAGGATAGACAGGTAACCCCATTTAACTTGTTAAAAAAAGTACTGTGCCACTGCCATGGTGCTACTGCTGTGATATCAGAtcattatcatattcatatacCATGGTTTTTACATTGGATTATTTGAAGTACCATGTTTCAAAAACTTGGTACTTTttagtaaattatttttattgactGTAAagactataataatatttcttaatgatttatttatttatataattattttaattgtaaatcaaatcatattttttttttaataaaattgaaaaataaatacatatacaataCCGGTCAATggagtttggaaacattactagttttaatgtttttgaaagaagtctcttgtacCCATCAAGcttgcatttgtttgatcaaaaatacagaaaaaaagtaatattgtgaaatattattacaatttaaaataatggttttctattttaaaatactttaaaatataattttcagcatcactactccagtcttcagtgtcacatgatccttcagaaatcattctaatatgctgatttattatcagaattggaaacagttgtgctgcttaatattttttttataacatgtgaaaacgtttttttcaggattctttgaatacattttttttttttttttttttttttacaaaaataactgcatttatttaaaatagaaatcactagaatgatttctgaagaatcgcgtgacactgaagactgaagtaatggctgatgaaaattcagttttgcatcacaaaaataaataatattttaaagtatattaaaatagaaaaccattattttaaattgtaataatatttcacaatattacgtttttttttttttttttttctgtatttttgatcaacttTTGAGCACTATTCTTctcttcttttattttaaatatatttatttatttagcttttgtTTGATTGATTCTCTGTCCAATTGAGTTAGTTGGAATGGGGATATTGTGTCATGGATGGGGTTAATAATGGAAATTGTCTTTACTTTTTCACTGATGTACGATTCTTGTCACATAAAACACCCATAAAAAGATTTATAATAAATTCTTTGTTCTGTTCAGGTGGGTCTTTTATTGCTTAGCAAGGTGGTGGGATCAAACCCAGAGCCCTTTAAACCCCACTACAAGCAACTTCTCCAGCTGTTTGGGACTGTTCTTCAAGACCTGAACAATCCTACGGCTCTCTACTACTGCATTCTCACCCTTACCTCCATCACGACCTACACCGGCACAGAGGAGATGGTCTGTTCTGCTTCCTCTGACTGCTGTAATTTGCCCTGGGATAAAAGAATCAGTGTTTAATACTGCATTCAccatgttcaaaatgtttttgtctcttACAGAACCTGATGCGATCTCTGATCCCCAAACTGCTCGTTGCTCTTAAACACCTCATTCAGGCAGACCAGGTGAGGACACTTTGATACACTCTTGCTGTGTTTGTATGGTAATGCTCCAATCATTGTTTTCATTATGTTACTCAATGATGTGCTAAACACTGTGAGAGTTGTATTGCTTGATTGATCAGTTTGCCTTTATGAGCCTTTAAGTAGCTCAATGGCTTTGACCATCCCTCATTCTTTCATTTTTGTCTCATGattgttttttattcttttaaggAGAAGGCCAGTGAGGCAATGGAAGTTTTTGATGAGCTGATGGAAAGCGAGGTGTCCATCATTGTCCCACACATTGCTGAGATTGTCCAGTTTTGCCTTGAGGTTTGTCCCACACATCTTCATAGTgattatgttgattttgagtcattgcataataaagtttaattttttgtcTTCTAGATCAGTGCAGATGTCTCCCTTAGTGATTCTTTGCGTGTAAAAGCTCTGTCATGTATCGCTGTTCTCATTAGACTTAAAAACAAGGTAACTTTCACTTCTTGCCTTTGCTTTTCCTACTAATAATTTCCATATTAAGATGATTTAAATTATTCTATACTTCTAATAAACACTTCTCTGATTTTTTCTGTTCTCTAGGCTGTATTAAAGCATAAACTCTTACAGCCGATCCTGAAAGTAGTGTTTCCAATCTTGAGTGCAGCTCCTCCTCCTGGAGAAGAGGACCCAGAGGATGAGGAAAATGATACTGAGGGTGACAGTGAGAATCCCAAACACTTTGCTGTTCAGGTTGGTCGTTTTGCATGCTTCATCTCTCTTACTCATTCTCCCTATACCAGTGGTTTTcaactggtttggccatgggacccaTATTTTCCcatatttttttgctttgttttaataaatgatgtttttggaatctcaaaaaatgcaaatttgattTTATTACTATGactcctttaaagggttagttgacccaaaaatgaaaattctgtcattaattactcaccctaatgtcgttccacacccataagaccttcgttcatctttggaacacaaattaggatatttttgatgaaatccgcgggtttctgaaccacacataggcagcaatgtcattgtaTCTTTTgtggtccagaaaggtagtaaagacaacgttaaaatagtccatgtgactacactggttcaaccgtaatgttatgaagtgaagagaatactttttgtgcacaaaaaccaaacaaaaataatgactttattcaacaattccgtctctcccctgtcagtctccaATGCTGTTGatgaaattgttaaataaagtcattatttttgtagttatttttgtatttctgtagtcacgttgactattttaacgatgtctttaaaacctttctggacctcaaaaggtgcaatgacttTGCTGTCTATGTGTGGTTcggaaaccctcggatttcatcaaaaataccttaatttgtgttccgaagatgaatgaaggtcttacgggtttcggacaacatgaggttgaatacttaatgacagaaatttcatttttgggtgaactaaccctttaacatacatGTAAATTGTAAGAATATCACTAATTCTGATGAATAAACAGTATAAGGTAAGGCTGTTATATAGCAGTCCcaaactatttttattaatacacTAAAGTTAGTAAGTTGCTATGAGCCACCACAGTCATCACAAATATAGAAAATAACATAAGTGCTATTTGGAGTTAAGGTTATGGAAACTACAGTTGCCATGGTAAACACATAATACTAATATAAACTGTTAGTAAGTCATGTACACTGATCCTAATGAATATAATGAATGCTGCATGCAAATCCTTCCCAGTTGACACACAACATACCAGTTATGTAATTTGTTGGTAGTTTCATGACTTACAATTGACAGCATAACTACGACATTGCATGCTCGCAGTTTCTTTTGCTCTTTATATACAAGTACAGTATAAAGTCTGACAGCATAACTAGgtaaagtttgtttttctgaggtgaGAGACTTTTTATTTCGTAAcgtaacattagaataatgacactgacaGCTTCTAATCTCATCTGACAGCAAATACTGAATCAGGACAACTCTCAGGCACTCTTTACATAAACTGCATCTGACAGAAAAGTCAGCAGCTTTCACATGtgtcttcaaaataaaagtctcccATCAGTAAAGCATTTAGAATtacgttttttgttgttgtttgttttactaCACACTCCGTGACCCACGTAAAAACAGTCTTgcgacccaccagttgagaaacgCTGCCCTATTCTGTGCCTGTTTCACTCTCTCTCATGTGCTCAAATGACAAATCTAACATATGTGTTCCCCTGCAGGTCATTGACACAATGGCTCTTCACATGCCACCAGAAAAACTCTTCAACCAGCTGGTTAGTAAACAAAAACACTAATTGTAAAGACTGGCCATAGTAGGAAAAGTAGACCCAATATATTCCAGTGATTCTATTAAAGTGTATTTGTGATTTTGTATCCTGCAGTTGCCTTTCACTCAGGCTTGCTTGTCAAGTGAGAACCCGTATGAGCGTAAGGGAGGTCTCATGTGTATGGCAGTGCTGGCCGAGGGCTGTGCAGATCACATCCGCACCAAGTAGGCTATACTTTACAATTTATGTAGATTTCTACCCAAATTCATAGCACAGAATTTCCAAATGCACAAAAAAGCAGTCTGCTCAATGCTTTAcctttgtttatgtgtgttagGATGTTGTCATCCATGCTGCAAACGGTGTGTCGCAGCCTGTCGGACAATAATGAGGTGGTCCGCAGTGCAGCACTCTTTGCCCTTGGGCAGTTTTCTGAACACCTGCAGGTCAGACTGAAAcgttaagacatttttttttctcaatactttatgccttttatgattattattagcttgatttaagtttaaaatatagttGATTTGTCTTTCATAGCCGGACGTCAGTAAATTCCATGCTGAGCTGATGCCGTTGTTGCATGGATACTTGTCGGCGGTGAATCATACCAAAATCGGACACATGACGAAGGCCTTCTATGCCCTGGAAAACTTCTTAGAGAATTTAGGTTAGAAAGCAGACACAATTAAATGTACCttttagagctgcacgattctggataagttaaaaatcatgatttttttggtttcaaacagATATCACGATTCTCCTacaattctgaacagacaactaaacaaaataacgtaaTTTACTAGAGTATCTGACAAATGTTATTttctgcagtctatttaaaatgtttaataaatctgAATGAactggtttgaatgaatgatttaatgactcactcataaataatGTATTGTTTAATTACTGGATAAATCAGcggtttttgaacaaatctctcgAATTAATAATTCGATgacatatgcattttttttaagtcacttgtcgccacctggtggcaTAATGATGTAATGatacaatcattatttgaagccccatgttactttcaaaaggtgattaaggggctgtttacatgacaccattttcaactaaaaacggaaaactttttatgggTTTTGACTGTTCATTTATatgacaacagcgtttttgTAGCCTGAAAacgtaaacttttgaaaataggtttcaaagtgcaattttttaaaaacgcTGCTGTTGTCATCTCtatgtaaactgcaaaaacgcgaatctgtgaaaacggtgatgacatgcgcatgcgtattacatgtttagtctatcctccttatttttcaacgtgttttctgtgaatgcaCAAGACTTCCAAattattagccgctatagggaaataacgagAAGAATATCGAAGTGcgataaactaaaaataaggtggataggcatgTGTGTTTGGTGCGAGTGCTGTATAAGAATGCGTATGTGCGCAGGtgcgtagtctttctttacaaagtgacatctcCAACTACTTGTTTGGCATacgtaatacagcatttttagtcattttcgtgggtccgtgtgaacggggagaGTTTTGATAATGTtatcatctgtacaaagaaaaaacttttccctttttagtacatcgttgtcatgtaaagtATCCTTAGTCTATTTTGGTCGCTTCGGTAGACattagtgtttatatccgaactataaacttttatccccattcttctgtgataatatgaatatttgaaacacagaaataacgatattgtgtggttgaaaagactgtttttgaagctgttttatacccatacatgacaactgctctcgcTGGCTCAGCGGCAGCGCCAACGCTGATTTGAATTTTcctgtgattttgtcaaatttTTAATAGACACAagcgaatcgttgtcatttaggattGAGAttgcgtgggtgtttgaatcgagattgcgaccttttaacgattaatcgtgcagctctagtacctctcaagatttttttttttgtagatttgtacaattataaatgctttatcaatataatatactttatttatttgattgatttgatttaatatttattattatttattatcattattaatttatcttgtttttctttctttcccttCACCCTTTTTGCCTAACTTTCTCTCTTTGCATTCTTCTCCTGATCAGGTCAAGAAATTGAGCCCTATCTGCCCACTCTAATGGAAACCATGTTGTCAGCCCTTAACAATGCAGAAAACTTTAAACTGAAAGAGCTAGCTGTCAGTGCAATCGGAGCAATCGGTAACTTTCTCCTTCCATTAACATGGCATTTTATGCTGTTATAGTTATTCCCAGACTTATGAGATCTCTCACTTTCTCAGCTAACGCAGCCAAGGAGATGCTAGTGCCTTACTTTCCTCCAATAATTGAGAGTCTGAAGGGATTCCTGACGGACACAAGAGAGGAGATGAGGGCTCTGCAGACACAGGCACTAGGTAAAAACAATGATCCAACATCTTCCATATTTTGTAAGCATCATGCATAAGGAGGCACGCAGTTTCATCACTCCTCTTTCTCTGTATCTCTCTCATAGACACACTTTCCGTGTTGGCCCGCACAGTTGGTAAGGATGTGTTTAGTCCATTGGCAGCAGAGTGTGTGCAGTTAGGTCTGAACCTCACAGACGCAGTGGATGATCCAGATCTGCGCCGTTGCACGTATGACCTCAGGAATCCTTTATGTCTGCTCTGAAAATGTTATATAGACAGTATAAAGGGGAGGAGACAGACCATTCATAGAAAAAGTAATGGAAACATTGTAACACTCAATTTGTCAGCTGTACAAATGGAATTTCCACATTTCAGTTCTAGAATGGGCATCGCCAGTTTGTTTACTCTATTCAAGGcaaatcacctttatttatatagagctttatacaatacagattgttttaaagcagctttacagtgataacaggaaaatgattaaatgatgcaaacagagttcatttcagctgtacagcagctctaaaagaaaatagtgtaattgttcagctgaagtcagatCAGTGTTGATTCCATTCTGTTGTATAaatcaattattaatttttatctataaagcagttctgtaGAAAAAGTGACATCATCgcccagctcagttcagttctcatccaatagtgttcTTTCTGTTAAAAGTCTTTATCATTGaagcatgttttattagatTGTTCTGATTTTAACTCTGTTTAACAAAGTTAAACCAAATATAGTTTGAgtttttagcaaaaataaattgtaaaaacatgATACAGTTTTACCATAATTTTTGAAAGTAGCCACAGAAGCTGgcatttgttttatgtttatttatttatttatttttttaagcatcATTTGTTTAAATTATGAGACTGTttttgttagatttttttttttaaattgaggcTGTTTTAAGCTGATTGCATTCagaatctctctctctgcctctctctccaGGTATAGTTTATTCTCTGCTGTATCTGATGTGAGTCCTGACTGTCTAACCCCTCATCTAACTTCCATCACCACGGTGATGCTGCTGTCACTCAGATCCACAGAGGGCGTGACGGTCAGTGTAGGACTTTTCTCTCAGAACATCTTCTGTACACCATCAAACTAACATAAGATTTATAATATTCCTATCCACTTCACAGGCTCATTTAGATGAAGACAAACAGTTTGTGCTCCTGGACGACGATGATGCTGATGATGAAGGTGAAGAGGGTGATGCCATTTTAGATGAAGAGGAAGAAACTGAGATTGATGACAGAGATGTTGCCGGgtatgtctctgtctctctcattcTGTCTCTTTAGTTTTCTTTTATGTAAGATCATTAATCAGGATTCCCTCCATTCTCTTAGATTCAGTGTGGAAAATGCTTACATAGATGAGAAAGAAGATGCTTGTGATGCTTTGGGTGAAATCGCCTTCAACACAGGGTAATGAGGCATATTTTACATAATGCACACAAACTCTCATGCGTttgcctttaaagggttagttcacccaaaaatgaaaataatgtcatttattactcaccctcatgccgttccacacccgtaagaccttcgttcatcttcagaacacaaattaaggtatttttgttgaaatccgatggctaagtgaggcctccatagccagcaatgacattttctctctcaagatccattaatgtactaaaaacatatttaactgccaaactgctgaaatcacgtgactttggcgtgccgaaccactgaatcgacacgctgattcataacgctcctagaagcttcctgacgcggtgttttgaaatcggccatcactatataagtcgttattttggttttttggcgcaccaaaaatattcttgtcactttataatattaatattgaacaactgtactcacatgaactgatttaaatatgtttttagtacattaatggatcttgagaggaaatgtcattgctggctatggaggcctcattgagccatcggatttaatcaaaaatatcttaatttgtgttccgaagattaacgaaggtcttatgggtgtggaacgccatgagggtgagtattaaatgacattattttcatttttgggtgaactaaccctttaaaaactaTAGGCTTGTATTAGGtgcacatacactaccattcaaaatggGCCatgtaagattttatttttggaacaaattaatacttttgtttaGCAAAGATGCcttaaattgatgaaaaatttacatttttaatgttacaaaaggtttttattaaataaaaaaaaaaaaaacactgttctCCTATTAAGGCATATtaagcagttttcaacattgataataagaaatgtttcttgtgcagcaaatcagcatattagaatgatttctgaaggatcatgtgacactgaagactggagtaatgatgctgaaaattcagctttcccatcacaggaataaattacattttaaattatattaaaatagaaacagttattttaaattgtaagaatatttcacaatattattgttttactgtattttta from Ctenopharyngodon idella isolate HZGC_01 chromosome 23, HZGC01, whole genome shotgun sequence carries:
- the ipo4 gene encoding importin-4 is translated as MMSEELERILVRLTEPDNAVIQQATAELKQAFKDPAIIPALCAVMTGSQNPQVRQSAAVMLRMRVRKHWKKISPDHRESLKAVVLQALQQETEHTVRHSLAQLSAVLVKHETPDRWPALLTLLNQSTKSNNPQDRQVGLLLLSKVVGSNPEPFKPHYKQLLQLFGTVLQDLNNPTALYYCILTLTSITTYTGTEEMNLMRSLIPKLLVALKHLIQADQEKASEAMEVFDELMESEVSIIVPHIAEIVQFCLEISADVSLSDSLRVKALSCIAVLIRLKNKAVLKHKLLQPILKVVFPILSAAPPPGEEDPEDEENDTEGDSENPKHFAVQVIDTMALHMPPEKLFNQLLPFTQACLSSENPYERKGGLMCMAVLAEGCADHIRTKMLSSMLQTVCRSLSDNNEVVRSAALFALGQFSEHLQPDVSKFHAELMPLLHGYLSAVNHTKIGHMTKAFYALENFLENLGQEIEPYLPTLMETMLSALNNAENFKLKELAVSAIGAIANAAKEMLVPYFPPIIESLKGFLTDTREEMRALQTQALDTLSVLARTVGKDVFSPLAAECVQLGLNLTDAVDDPDLRRCTYSLFSAVSDVSPDCLTPHLTSITTVMLLSLRSTEGVTAHLDEDKQFVLLDDDDADDEGEEGDAILDEEEETEIDDRDVAGFSVENAYIDEKEDACDALGEIAFNTGVAFQPFLESSFQQVYELRDFPHEDVRRAAFGAMGQFCRAQHKVWKENPTEANHQALHKLLQVVLPCFLEAVRQDRERQVVMAVLESMNAVIKSCQGEALQAPGRLAEISNAIKDVLKKKTVCQDVGGDEADDDEQQAEYDAMLQEFAGEGIPVLASAVPAETFYPHLNDLLPLIMSKAKSSCTEADRSFSVGTIGETLHSLAGVAGGRAVAGRLSNRLLPVLVAGVKDGDAEVRNNSVFALGSLAQAAGPIVASDYPMMLSLFSNLLSKESDLRVIDNLCAALCRMIMSHVEGVPLEQVFPALVACLPLKEDMEENKTIYSCLTFLYSHNPVLVVSQLRPIISAAAHLLGMKDVDNETQNSLLMLLRALAQQHTQEFENAVMSLPDEQKNKMTMAVTQS